A region of Mesorhizobium sp. M3A.F.Ca.ET.080.04.2.1 DNA encodes the following proteins:
- a CDS encoding helix-turn-helix domain-containing protein, producing MEKAGWVQANAARILGLKLRQVG from the coding sequence ATGGAGAAGGCCGGCTGGGTTCAGGCTAATGCGGCTCGAATTCTCGGCCTCAAGCTGCGACAAGTCGGCTAG
- a CDS encoding SIR2 family protein produces MNTMLSWDHLVVVRGSFAKKLIDLLNGALKADRVIPYLGPGLLQLNPPESPVPCTPEDVAAALNKRAPAPSRIRTNMWSVAQFIEQRRHRRTLQAWMAEIFAAPAEPTVLHAWLATLQLSVIIDSWYDGAMRAALAEAGQTDVVEIQGTTRATGIGNIWTRTYDLSGTELEAEQVARTVLYAPHGSVRPAANFLVADSDYVEVLTEIDIQTPIPDAVKQRRVNRGFFFVGCRFNDQMLRTYARQLMKRSTGPHFAVIDSATLTRNERRFLAEGAITVIDMPIRNAAARLVGVDASQD; encoded by the coding sequence ATGAACACGATGCTGAGCTGGGACCATCTCGTCGTCGTCCGGGGCAGTTTTGCCAAAAAACTGATTGACCTGCTGAACGGCGCTCTCAAGGCCGATCGAGTGATCCCCTATCTCGGTCCTGGTCTTCTGCAGCTTAACCCACCGGAATCACCTGTACCTTGCACCCCTGAAGATGTCGCCGCGGCCCTCAACAAGCGGGCGCCTGCCCCTTCCAGGATTCGCACCAATATGTGGTCGGTCGCGCAGTTTATCGAGCAGCGCCGACATCGTCGGACTCTCCAAGCGTGGATGGCGGAGATATTCGCAGCCCCCGCCGAGCCGACCGTTCTTCACGCCTGGCTCGCAACCCTTCAACTGTCTGTCATCATCGACAGCTGGTACGATGGCGCCATGCGAGCAGCCCTTGCAGAGGCCGGCCAAACAGACGTTGTCGAGATACAAGGAACGACGCGCGCGACCGGAATCGGTAACATCTGGACGAGAACTTACGATTTGTCAGGAACAGAACTCGAGGCCGAACAAGTGGCTAGGACGGTGCTCTATGCGCCGCACGGCAGCGTCAGGCCGGCGGCAAACTTCCTCGTGGCTGATTCCGATTACGTCGAAGTCCTAACCGAAATTGATATCCAGACGCCGATCCCGGACGCGGTGAAGCAACGGCGCGTCAACCGGGGTTTTTTCTTCGTGGGCTGCCGCTTCAACGATCAGATGCTGCGCACATATGCCAGACAGCTGATGAAGCGCTCCACTGGCCCACATTTTGCGGTGATCGATTCGGCTACGCTGACCAGAAACGAACGTCGTTTCCTTGCCGAAGGCGCAATCACGGTCATCGACATGCCGATCCGCAACGCCGCGGCTCGCCTCGTCGGGGTCGATGCTAGCCAGGATTAA
- a CDS encoding 4Fe-4S binding protein, whose product MALKIIASQCTQCGACEFECPSEAIKFKGDAYVIDPNKCTECKEAFDTQQCVSVCPVPKTCVPA is encoded by the coding sequence ATGGCTTTAAAGATCATCGCATCCCAATGTACCCAATGCGGGGCCTGCGAGTTCGAATGTCCTTCGGAAGCGATCAAGTTCAAGGGCGACGCCTATGTGATCGATCCAAACAAGTGCACCGAATGCAAGGAGGCCTTCGATACGCAGCAATGCGTGTCGGTCTGTCCGGTACCGAAAACCTGCGTTCCCGCTTGA
- a CDS encoding electron transfer flavoprotein subunit beta/FixA family protein — MHIVICIKQVPDSAQIRVHPVTNTIMRQGVPTIINPYDLFALEEALKLRDVHGGEVTVLTMGPPMAEDSLRKALGYGADRAVLLTDRYFAGSDTLATSFALSQAIAKIGETFGRPDIVFTGKQTIDGDTAQVGPGIAKRLDLSQLTYVAKIASIDLDTREIEVARRAEGGTQLLKSRLPCLITMLEDTNEIRRGSLQQALCAARRQVVKWTAADAGIDDLTRCGLRGSPTVVKRVFAPTARAERAAQIDTAERGLQDIADELIADILTRRPALEHELAFNSGT; from the coding sequence ATGCATATCGTAATCTGCATCAAGCAGGTGCCGGATTCGGCACAGATCCGCGTGCACCCGGTGACGAACACGATCATGCGTCAGGGTGTTCCGACCATCATCAATCCTTACGACCTGTTCGCCCTCGAAGAAGCGCTCAAACTGCGCGACGTTCATGGTGGCGAGGTTACTGTGCTCACAATGGGTCCGCCCATGGCGGAGGACTCGCTGCGAAAGGCGCTCGGTTACGGTGCTGACCGAGCAGTTCTCTTGACGGACCGCTATTTTGCCGGATCCGATACGCTGGCGACTTCCTTTGCTCTTTCGCAAGCAATCGCAAAAATTGGGGAGACTTTCGGCAGGCCGGACATCGTCTTCACCGGCAAGCAGACGATTGACGGCGATACCGCCCAGGTCGGACCGGGCATAGCCAAGCGCCTAGATTTATCGCAACTTACCTATGTCGCGAAGATTGCCTCCATCGATCTCGATACGCGAGAGATCGAAGTCGCGCGTCGCGCCGAAGGCGGCACCCAGTTGCTGAAGAGCAGACTCCCTTGCCTCATTACCATGCTGGAAGACACCAACGAAATCCGCCGGGGCTCGCTCCAGCAGGCTCTGTGCGCGGCGCGCAGGCAAGTCGTGAAGTGGACTGCAGCCGACGCCGGCATTGACGATCTCACCCGGTGCGGTCTGCGTGGCTCGCCTACAGTCGTCAAGCGTGTTTTCGCCCCCACCGCACGGGCAGAAAGGGCGGCGCAGATCGACACCGCGGAAAGGGGCTTGCAGGACATAGCCGATGAACTCATCGCCGATATCTTAACCCGCCGGCCGGCGCTGGAACATGAGCTGGCCTTCAACAGCGGCACGTGA
- a CDS encoding electron transfer flavoprotein subunit alpha/FixB family protein, producing the protein MSTASQTTPRIAPGRAGVKKELPDHFKDYRHVWVFLELERGNVHPVSFELLGEGRKLADKLEVQLAGVVLGPPGEMVEDAVAEAFAYGADLVYIVDAPPLADYRNEPFAKALTDLVNTHKPEILLLGATTLGRDLAGSVATTLQTGLTADCTELDVDSDGSLAATRPTFGGSLLCTIYTLNYRPQMATVRPRVMPMPQRVDKPVGRVMRHKLSLVEDDIVTKVLGFLPDNQSAMANLAYADVVVAGGLGLGAAENLQLVKNLARAIGAEHGCSRPLVQKGWMPADRQIGQTGKTIRPKLYIAAGISGAIQHRVGVEGADLIVAINTDPNAPIFEFAHLGIVTDAIRFLPALTEAFTRRLSPHSRDKLAS; encoded by the coding sequence ATGTCGACCGCAAGCCAAACCACCCCTCGCATTGCCCCCGGCCGTGCCGGTGTAAAGAAAGAACTTCCCGACCATTTCAAAGACTACCGGCACGTGTGGGTCTTCCTCGAGCTCGAACGCGGCAATGTGCATCCTGTATCATTCGAACTGCTGGGCGAAGGCCGCAAATTGGCCGACAAGCTTGAAGTCCAGCTCGCGGGCGTCGTGCTGGGACCGCCGGGCGAGATGGTCGAGGACGCTGTTGCCGAGGCCTTCGCTTACGGGGCGGATCTTGTCTACATCGTCGATGCGCCGCCGCTCGCCGACTACCGGAACGAGCCGTTCGCCAAGGCGCTCACGGATCTGGTCAATACCCATAAACCCGAAATCCTCCTTCTCGGCGCGACCACACTGGGCAGGGATCTTGCAGGCTCGGTAGCGACGACCCTGCAGACGGGGCTCACGGCCGACTGCACCGAACTTGATGTAGATTCCGACGGTTCACTCGCCGCGACCCGTCCGACTTTTGGTGGCTCATTGTTGTGTACGATCTATACACTAAATTACCGGCCGCAAATGGCGACGGTGCGACCAAGGGTCATGCCTATGCCGCAACGGGTGGATAAGCCGGTCGGGCGTGTCATGCGGCACAAGCTGTCGCTCGTTGAGGACGATATCGTCACCAAAGTCCTCGGCTTCCTACCGGATAACCAGTCGGCAATGGCAAATCTTGCCTATGCGGATGTCGTGGTTGCGGGAGGCCTCGGTCTCGGAGCGGCGGAGAACCTTCAGCTTGTGAAGAATCTTGCCCGAGCGATCGGCGCCGAGCATGGCTGTTCGCGCCCCTTGGTCCAGAAGGGCTGGATGCCGGCTGATCGACAGATTGGACAAACTGGCAAGACCATTCGACCGAAGCTTTACATCGCGGCCGGAATTTCCGGCGCCATCCAGCACCGAGTTGGGGTCGAGGGGGCCGATCTCATCGTCGCGATCAACACCGATCCGAACGCGCCGATTTTCGAGTTCGCCCACCTCGGGATCGTCACGGATGCAATCCGCTTCCTGCCCGCACTGACGGAAGCCTTCACCCGGCGGCTGTCGCCGCACAGTCGAGACAAGCTTGCGAGTTGA
- a CDS encoding ferredoxin family protein, which yields MTIAVTKVRVEDKLYQNRYLVDSGRPHIIVRPHDKPSANLLALTYVCPAKCYELNDKGQVEITADGCMECGTCRILCEKGGDIEWNYPRGGFGVLFKFG from the coding sequence ATGACGATCGCAGTGACGAAGGTTCGTGTCGAGGACAAACTTTACCAGAACCGCTATCTGGTCGATTCCGGCCGCCCCCATATTATAGTGCGACCGCACGACAAGCCAAGCGCGAACTTGCTTGCGTTGACCTACGTCTGTCCGGCGAAATGCTATGAGTTGAATGACAAGGGTCAAGTCGAGATCACCGCCGACGGCTGCATGGAATGCGGCACCTGCCGGATATTGTGCGAGAAAGGCGGCGACATCGAGTGGAACTATCCGCGCGGCGGCTTTGGTGTCCTGTTCAAGTTCGGATGA
- a CDS encoding nitrogen fixation protein NifZ — protein MWSRREQEVEIGRPPRFMQGERVRAIRHIKNDGTYPGKEIGENLVRKGDEGYVRDIGTFLQQFFIYAVEWIDRGTVVGMRARELISLDKVEVPCGAEGISNGGTAG, from the coding sequence ATGTGGTCCAGACGCGAACAGGAGGTCGAAATCGGCAGACCGCCACGGTTCATGCAGGGTGAGCGGGTCCGTGCGATACGCCACATAAAAAACGACGGCACCTATCCCGGCAAGGAGATCGGCGAAAACCTCGTGCGGAAGGGCGACGAAGGCTACGTGCGCGACATTGGAACCTTTCTCCAGCAATTCTTCATCTATGCGGTCGAATGGATCGATCGTGGCACGGTCGTCGGCATGCGAGCGCGCGAACTCATTAGCCTCGACAAAGTCGAGGTTCCCTGCGGAGCTGAAGGCATTTCCAACGGGGGAACAGCCGGATGA
- the nifB gene encoding nitrogenase cofactor biosynthesis protein NifB, protein MSSPTVSIEGPTSTTSEGFLAAAKSGGCASSSYGSSPTSPGEGDPAIWERIKDHPCFSEEAHHYFARMHVAVAPACNVQCNYCNRKYDCANESRPGVVSEKLTPDQALRKVIAVANKVPQLSVLGIAGPGDACYDWEKTKATLDRVIREIPDIKLCVSTNGLVLPDHVAELAEMNVDHVTVTINMVDPEVGAKIYPWIFYENRRYFGIEAARILHARQMLGLEMLSARGILTKINSVMIPGVNDQHLFEVNKMVRERGAFLHNVMPLISDPAHGTHYGLIGQRGPTAMEMMALQDRLEGGAKLMRHCRQCRADAVGLLGEDRGQEFTLDGIPDDVAYDAGKRQAYRQVVAHERRDHEAARSEAIGMVKATDSEKSLLVAVATKGGGRVNEHFGHAKEFQVYEVSPRGISLVGHRKVERYCLGGGGEDAILEGVIAALEGIHIVLCAKIGNRPKEQLSRAGLRVTDAYGHDYIETAVSALYAAEFGIRPLAATA, encoded by the coding sequence ATGTCCTCACCGACAGTTTCGATTGAGGGGCCGACTAGCACGACATCCGAGGGTTTTCTGGCAGCCGCGAAATCCGGTGGCTGCGCATCGTCCTCCTACGGCTCGTCGCCGACCAGCCCGGGCGAAGGGGATCCGGCTATTTGGGAAAGGATCAAGGATCACCCCTGCTTTTCGGAGGAAGCGCATCATTATTTCGCGCGTATGCATGTGGCGGTCGCGCCGGCTTGCAATGTCCAGTGCAACTATTGCAATCGCAAATACGATTGCGCCAACGAGAGCCGGCCTGGTGTTGTGTCTGAGAAGTTGACGCCCGACCAAGCGCTACGCAAGGTCATCGCCGTTGCCAACAAAGTTCCGCAGCTTTCGGTTCTTGGCATCGCTGGGCCGGGGGATGCCTGTTACGATTGGGAGAAAACGAAGGCAACGCTCGACCGCGTCATCAGGGAAATCCCCGACATAAAGCTGTGCGTCTCCACTAATGGGCTCGTGCTGCCGGACCATGTCGCCGAGCTTGCCGAAATGAATGTTGATCACGTGACGGTCACCATCAACATGGTCGACCCGGAAGTCGGCGCGAAGATCTATCCATGGATCTTTTATGAAAATCGCCGCTACTTCGGCATCGAAGCCGCTCGAATCTTGCACGCGCGGCAGATGCTGGGCCTGGAGATGCTGAGCGCGCGCGGCATCCTCACCAAAATCAACTCGGTGATGATTCCTGGAGTGAACGACCAGCACCTGTTTGAGGTGAACAAAATGGTCAGGGAGCGGGGCGCGTTTCTGCACAACGTGATGCCTCTGATTTCGGACCCGGCGCACGGTACCCACTACGGACTCATCGGGCAGCGCGGCCCAACGGCAATGGAGATGATGGCTCTTCAGGATCGACTTGAAGGTGGCGCCAAGTTGATGCGCCACTGCCGGCAGTGCCGGGCAGATGCTGTCGGCCTGCTCGGTGAAGATCGTGGCCAGGAATTCACGCTGGACGGGATTCCCGACGATGTCGCCTACGATGCTGGCAAGCGTCAGGCCTATCGGCAGGTGGTCGCACACGAGCGCCGTGATCATGAGGCGGCGAGGAGCGAGGCCATCGGTATGGTCAAGGCAACAGACTCCGAAAAGTCGCTTCTGGTTGCGGTGGCCACTAAGGGAGGTGGACGGGTCAACGAACACTTCGGCCACGCGAAGGAATTCCAGGTTTATGAAGTCTCGCCTAGAGGGATCAGCTTGGTCGGGCATCGGAAGGTCGAGCGGTATTGCCTCGGAGGCGGGGGCGAAGACGCCATCCTCGAGGGCGTCATCGCAGCGCTCGAAGGCATACACATAGTGCTATGCGCCAAGATCGGAAATCGCCCGAAGGAACAACTCTCGCGAGCTGGACTGCGCGTAACCGACGCCTATGGCCATGACTACATCGAGACCGCAGTCAGCGCACTTTACGCGGCAGAGTTTGGGATCAGACCACTAGCGGCGACGGCCTGA
- a CDS encoding FAD-binding protein — protein MIEQFDAIVVGAGMSGNAAAYTLASQGLKVLQLERGEYPGSKNVQGAIMYANMLEKIIPDFRDDAPLERHLVEQRLWVLDDTSHTGIHYRSDDFNEAKPNRYTIIRAQFDKWFSRKVREAGATVLCETTATELVRDGNGKVIGVRTDRAGGVVFANVVVLAEGVSGLLGTRAGLREMPKPETVALAVKEMHFLPEEVIGQRFGVKGDEGCVIEAVGTISRSMAGLGFLYTNKESISLGIGCLVSDFAATMESPSALLDAMKNHPSIRPLIAGSEVKEYAAHLIPEGGYKAIPQLFGDGWVIVGDAAQLNNAIHREGSNLAMTSGRVAAEAIIKVKSRNGPMTKANLALYKTMLDDSFVIKDLKKYKDMPALLHTNSSNFFDSYPRLMSHAAQNFMRVDGTPKIEKEKNTTAAFINARSRWGLVSDAVRLALAWR, from the coding sequence ATGATTGAACAATTCGATGCCATAGTGGTCGGAGCCGGCATGTCTGGAAACGCAGCTGCTTACACTTTGGCAAGCCAGGGGCTGAAGGTACTGCAGTTGGAGCGCGGGGAATATCCGGGCTCTAAGAACGTCCAGGGTGCCATAATGTACGCGAACATGCTGGAGAAGATCATCCCGGACTTCCGGGATGATGCGCCCCTCGAGCGGCACCTGGTCGAACAGCGACTTTGGGTGTTGGACGACACGTCTCACACCGGAATTCATTACCGGTCGGACGACTTCAATGAGGCGAAACCCAACCGCTACACGATCATTCGCGCCCAGTTCGACAAATGGTTTTCCCGCAAGGTGCGCGAGGCTGGCGCGACGGTCCTGTGTGAGACGACCGCGACGGAACTCGTCCGTGATGGCAATGGCAAGGTGATCGGCGTCCGCACAGACCGGGCTGGCGGAGTGGTCTTCGCGAATGTGGTCGTTCTCGCAGAAGGGGTGTCGGGATTGCTTGGCACTCGCGCAGGCCTGCGCGAGATGCCGAAGCCGGAGACCGTGGCGCTTGCCGTCAAGGAAATGCATTTCTTGCCCGAAGAGGTCATTGGCCAGCGGTTCGGGGTCAAGGGCGATGAAGGCTGCGTAATCGAGGCCGTGGGCACGATCTCTCGCAGCATGGCCGGGCTCGGCTTCCTTTACACCAACAAGGAGTCGATATCACTCGGCATCGGCTGCCTGGTCTCGGATTTCGCCGCGACGATGGAGAGCCCGTCCGCCCTCCTGGATGCGATGAAAAACCATCCTTCGATCCGGCCGCTGATCGCTGGCTCGGAGGTGAAAGAATATGCCGCCCATCTTATCCCCGAAGGTGGTTACAAGGCCATTCCGCAGCTCTTCGGCGACGGTTGGGTCATCGTCGGCGACGCAGCGCAACTGAACAATGCCATTCACCGTGAGGGTTCGAACCTTGCCATGACCTCGGGTCGTGTCGCGGCTGAGGCGATCATCAAAGTCAAAAGCCGCAACGGTCCTATGACCAAAGCGAACCTTGCGCTCTACAAGACGATGCTGGATGACTCCTTTGTGATCAAGGATCTTAAGAAATACAAGGACATGCCAGCCTTGCTCCACACCAATTCCAGCAACTTTTTTGACAGCTATCCGCGGCTGATGTCGCATGCCGCTCAGAACTTCATGCGTGTCGACGGCACGCCGAAGATCGAGAAGGAAAAGAACACCACGGCCGCCTTCATCAACGCGCGCTCGCGCTGGGGGTTGGTCAGCGACGCGGTCCGCCTGGCATTGGCATGGCGCTGA
- a CDS encoding alpha/beta fold hydrolase — translation MLCKDITPDTFVTDIVNHIVTEELSDVILVGHSLGGISITGAADRIPDHISHLVYLDSAIVESGQSVFSTMPPDIVAARRKLVAEEGRGIFMPTPPPTAFGIPEGHSLTDWVRRRITPHPAGTYESGLKLEHPLGNGRPRTYVVCTNPLHPPMAGAREWVAKQDGWAWQELATGHDAMILAPTEVALLLSAVG, via the coding sequence TTGCTGTGCAAGGACATCACGCCCGACACATTCGTGACCGACATCGTCAACCACATTGTGACGGAAGAGCTGAGCGATGTGATCCTTGTCGGTCACAGTCTAGGCGGCATCAGCATCACCGGCGCCGCCGACCGGATACCCGACCATATCAGCCATCTCGTTTATCTCGACAGCGCCATCGTCGAGAGCGGTCAAAGTGTATTCAGCACCATGCCCCCCGACATCGTCGCGGCCCGTCGAAAATTGGTTGCGGAGGAAGGACGGGGTATCTTCATGCCGACTCCGCCGCCAACAGCATTCGGCATTCCCGAGGGACACTCGCTCACGGACTGGGTGCGGCGCCGGATAACACCGCATCCGGCAGGCACCTACGAAAGCGGACTTAAGCTCGAGCACCCGCTCGGCAACGGCAGACCCCGAACCTATGTCGTCTGCACTAATCCACTCCACCCGCCGATGGCGGGAGCGCGAGAATGGGTCGCGAAGCAGGATGGCTGGGCGTGGCAGGAACTCGCCACTGGCCACGACGCAATGATCCTCGCGCCGACGGAAGTTGCTCTCCTTCTTAGCGCAGTCGGCTGA
- the nifW gene encoding nitrogenase stabilizing/protective protein NifW, with amino-acid sequence MNCSADSRPIDRTDILARLKGLSAAEDFFACLGVSYDPKVMNVSRLHIMKRVGQYLAEEDFSGLPNQVIAARVRAKLERAYEDFATSSPLTQRVFKVLRDHDPNICPAPGRAFVPLDSALKRFGK; translated from the coding sequence ATGAACTGCTCCGCTGATAGCCGCCCGATCGATCGCACCGATATCCTAGCGCGACTGAAGGGCCTGTCGGCCGCGGAGGACTTCTTCGCCTGCCTTGGCGTCTCCTACGACCCGAAAGTGATGAATGTCTCGCGGCTCCATATCATGAAGCGCGTGGGCCAATACCTTGCCGAAGAAGATTTCTCCGGTCTGCCTAACCAGGTAATCGCCGCGCGGGTGCGCGCCAAGCTGGAACGCGCCTACGAAGATTTCGCGACTTCCTCGCCGCTCACGCAACGTGTGTTCAAGGTGCTAAGGGACCACGATCCAAACATATGTCCCGCACCTGGCCGCGCCTTCGTCCCGCTCGACTCTGCACTGAAGCGGTTCGGAAAGTAA
- the nifT gene encoding putative nitrogen fixation protein NifT — MKVMIRRTATGLSAYVPKKDLEEPITEIENADLWGGTVTLRNGWRLMLPDLPRDTRLPITVEAMKISDGA, encoded by the coding sequence ATGAAAGTAATGATTCGCAGGACCGCTACTGGCTTGTCGGCTTATGTCCCCAAGAAGGATCTCGAAGAGCCGATCACCGAGATTGAGAACGCTGACTTATGGGGCGGGACCGTGACGCTCAGGAACGGTTGGCGGCTCATGCTGCCCGACCTTCCGCGCGACACGCGTTTGCCGATCACCGTCGAGGCGATGAAGATTTCCGACGGGGCCTGA